AGTAGACTCGCACACCCACCCAGAACTCAGAAGGTCGATTGCCCAAACCTGAGCCAGATTCGTCTCTCGTTGTCGAGCCTACTGTCCGGAAGACCTGCATCAAAAAGTCTGGGGTGCAGTCTCCGTTTATATCAACTGGAATTGCTTCATCAGCATCAGCTTGGTTTTGAGTTGGAATGAATCGAGTCACACTGGTACAGCTAGAACTATCCAGCTTATCCTCAACCTTTCTCGGGGGCGGGAAAGATTGCAGATTGGCACCCGTGTAGGATGCTGCAACAGCTTGGGGGATCTTAATAGGAAGGTGAGCGCCTGCCGATACTAGTGTGCGAATTCGATCGATCTCTCCCTGAGCAATCTGGAGGGATTGTTCTGCCTGTCGATTCTGCACCCGGGTTGCTGCTGCTAGAAACAGAGGTGGAGTAATCATTGCCGCTGTCAGGGTAATGAGCAGAACTGCCATGAGACATTCGATCAGGGTCAAGCCCTGTTCTGAGGAGGCAGGGAGCGATCGCTCCAGATCGCCAGTTCTCTGGAAGTTCAGCCGTTTGCACCAGAGGTGAAGCAGTAGCGTGGATACAGAATGCGATGCAGACATAGTCTGGGGTCCTCCAGAAGGCTCAGGTCAATTAAGGGTTAACTAGCGCCGCAGGTATTTGCAGCAGTACACTTCTTCAACTGATCAATGTAGGGATCATTGGCAGGCGGTTCATTGTAGAACTCACTCCGAGTTTTCTCTGGCTGCTTAAAGCGTTTTGCCACAGGACCCGCAGGGGCATATTGCAGCCCTACGTCGTAACCCCAAATCCGGTTAGGTGCATCGTAGTAGCAGATATCTTCCTTACTCGTCGATGGGCTATCAGCACAGCCTGTTCCACTTGAAGGAGTGATTCCAGGTTCCCAGGCATCTTGATCAAATGCGCCTGTTGCATAGGTACTGAAATTCAGCTGCAAGAATGCGCCAGACATATAGAGGTTTTTGCCTTTCCAGTTTTCGAGGAACCGGGGGAAGTTGTGCAAGCCACCATAAGGTTGGTTGACGCGGGAGGGAACTAAACCACTTACCATAATCATGTTGACTCGAGTGTTGTCAGGTGGTGTAGTCCAGGTATGTTTTTCACTGGAGGCATAGTAGCTGTTTGAGTTGTAACGGGACATAGCAGTTCCGCTAGACCAGTAGACAGGTTCGCCCGTTCGGGTGATAAAGATAGGAGAATCACCGATCGCAACCTGATTTCCGCCGGTTCCTCTCAGCAAGGGCTTGGAATCGATCGAAGCTGACCTGACCCAGCCCTGCCCAGAATTTGAGCTATTTGGACGATTTTGATTCAAGAACGAGGTTTTCCCCGCATCTCCCGTACAGCCATAGCGGGTGTAACTATCACTGCTTACCGAAGCAGTGTTCTTGACACCTCCAGTCATGAAAGTATCCTCAATGCTGCCATCGCAGAAATTGGCTGACAGAATTGTGACGGCATCTGCCAGAACTTCTGACGGTCGCCAAGTATCTTTTGTTGGCTGAGCAAATCGGCTGTCAGTTCCGGTTGGGGTATCTGGCGCGCCACCCCCCCGGCTGTAGAAGTTGCTGAAGTTGGCTGTGACAGTTTCAACAAACTCCTCGACCTGCGTTGCAGTTCCAGTGCTACCCACAACTTGATGCAGGTTAAAGTCACCCTGAACATAAGCGGGGTTTGCCGTAATAAAGGATAAGCCACGTCCTTCAACCGAATCTTGCGAGAAGTCAGCCGGACCCCGATAAACATACTTACCCTGACGTAAGCGGAAGCCATGAGGACGACGATCGGGATCAGGTAGATAATCTACCGGTTTGGGAGTGATCAGGTTTCTTGCGTTTAATGTCTCGTTTAAGGGCGGATCGGTGGAATTATAGGCATCTGCTAGGGTGTTCATCCGACAACCTGCTGTTGCCTGCATCTTTGCCTCCGTGTCGCAACTCGTCCAGTTACTATTCAGTGGTCGGACAATATCTGCTTCAGAAACTGCATCTTCCCGGAAAGCGTAGATCAACCCTTTTGTGGGGAGCCAGAAATCGTTGTTGAGGTTGTCCTTTCTCGTTCTCATCAGGTCGAGATCGAGATCCAGAACTCGGGCTGGCAGCATTTCACGCCCGTTGTACAAGACAGAATCCTTAAACGGAATGCGATAGTATGAACTTTCATTGCGGAATTGGGGATAGTTATTGCTCGTAGAGGGCTGCTCAGACCATGGCTGGCAATCGTCTGCACAGACCGAAATCAAGTTGTACCGATTGCTGTTGGGAGTGTCCACACCACCTGCAGTAGTACTTGGCAGAAGCCAAGATTGGGAACCACCCAACTTACCCCAACTACCTTCCAATTTACGAGGTTGGATCGCCACATCTTCAGGACGAATAACCTGATAGGTCACACTGCCGTTAAATGTCCCAATGTAGGAATTGTCGGCATCCTCAGCATCTCGGCTGCCTTTGTCAACCAGGTTAGAGGAGATTGCATCTTTATGAGATACAAAAGATTTGCCACTACCGCTGTATGCTTCAATCAGATCTGCAGGAGCATTGGTGTCAAAGTCTAAGCCAGCGACAGAAGCCGGGAAAAGCGAGTAGAGAATGGGATAGCGAGGTCGTGCAGAACAAAGCATTGCTAAAGCATCGTCTGCATCGTTCCAAGCCTTGCACTTCCCTAAAGGAGTTTTCGCAAGCCCATCTCTCCTGGAAGTTACTAACCCTCCAGCTGAGTTGTCACCATAGGTTCCATAAAAGCCTAGCTCTCGATCGCGGGCAACCTGCTCCCTCAAAGCAATCAATCGAGCTGCCGCAATTTGCTGATTAAATTTCCGTAACTCTGCGCGATTGCTATTGTTACCTAGATTGCGATTGTTGGGATCGTCTCGCCAGCGAGTGAGTATTTGAATTAGAGTGTCTGGGTCTTCAGACTTACCACCATCTAGCACTAATCCGCCTAGTGCCGAAGAACTTGTAGGAGCAGACAGGGTACGAAACAGGTGCTCGGGTATTTCTAACCATGGGTCTGGGTTTACTCGCTTTACCGCTTCGTTTAACGTTGAGGCAGTCACACCCGGCAATGGAGGACGGGTAACGTCTTTAATCAGGCGCAGTCTTCCTCTCAGTCCTTTTAGTGCTCTTGCATATGTCTCAACATCAGCACTACTAGTGCCTCTTAGAGGCTGGGCTTCTCCCAATGAATCCGATAGAGCAGTATTTAGGACATTGTCATCAAGCTTCTCAAGATAATCCAGGTTGTATGCCAACATCCCGATCGTGCAGCCTGCGGTATGTAGCGTTGTTTTGTCAGCAGGGCTAAGGCTACTGTATCCACCTGACCGCAACAATCGCAGCACTCGTCGTAGCTTGGAGAAGTCCCCCCACATTGCCATACTGGGATAGGGATGAACGGCTGCATCGGCAGAACTGCCACTGTCATCTTGAACAGGTGTAAAAGAAGGCGCACCCCCGTTTTCATCTCCGGCATAGTTTGCCAGATTCGTCAACGCCGTGATGAGTTTGCTGTTTGGATTGGTAAATTGGCTGAGCGACGGCGGGGCATACTCCCACCCATTCGTTCCCAGACCGTGGAAAAAGTCGCTGATTACTGTTCCAGTAGGATAGCCCGGAATCGACAAGCCCATCGTCAGGTCTGAGAATGAGGCACTTCTAGCCAGCGTTCCAGCGGTGCCAGGATGGACGGTCGTTGCCATACAAGCCAGTGGGTAGTCAATGCTTCTGTCTGGAACGGTTGAGGCAGTATTGGCATGATAAATGGCTGTTGCTTGTACGGCTGCCAGGTTATCCCAGAGAGCACGTCGCTGTCGCTTCTCATTACACCTTGTGCCAGAGCAAGCCTTTGCAGGACGAAGCGGCTCTGTATCTGGACCGATCGAAGCACCACCCACGCCTTTACCTGCATCATCCGTTGGACCACCCCAACCTGCCGGATCACCCAATTCTAAACGTTGACCCACAATCAGGCGCAATCCTTCTCGTCGAGCGCGTCGCTCCCAATACCCATCTAACCCGACTGATTCCGAGTCACTGTCTGATGCTGGATCATCCCGAACTAGCTCCACTTCAGAAGCCGGGATTGGAGTACCAATGGCTCCAGGAATCGGTATATTCTCCCGTTTCATGCGGGCTTTAGGACCGTAGCGGTTATCTGCCCGATAGAGGTCATCCACGTAGGGAGTCGGCTGTTTCTGCCCATACATCCGTCTGGTGTCGTTGGTCGCAAAAGGCGTGGCGGGCCAGCGTGTATCAACATAAGCACCAGGGTTGGTGGCACTGCCACTCAGACTCCGCGCTACCGATCGATCTTGAGTTTGAAGAACGACGGGTTCTAGGGTGAAGTCAATCGGGGAAACAGACCTTGGATCAACCGAGTCGTTATCCTGCGTCATCTCTCGGTTGATGGGGTTTGCGTTTTGTCCATTCCAAAGGTCGATCAAAGCGGTACCATCGTACCTGTTGTCACGTACTGTGCCTGTAATGAACTGCCCCTCAAATGTGGGAATGTCATTGGCGTTGACAATCTTAGCAGTGGTAATTTCTGAAGAGGTTTTGTCATACAGACAAGACTTGGGCGAGCTGATCATGTACGCCATGACGTTCTTATCGCTGCCAACAATGAAGTTCCCCTCTGTATGCATTGCCCCATTCCAGCGGAGAGGTGCACCAGGAAAAATTTCTAAATCATTGCGGAACCAAGCCCCCCACTTAAAGCCCTGCGTTGCTTCGCGGTCTTGCTGAAACTCAAGGGTGGAGACAGTGTTGTTGTTGTCTTTCACAACATAAGCGTTCACCTGAAAGTTTTTCCGCAGCTTCGATTGGTTAACCGGATCTGGGAACCAGCCATCCCCATTCAGCAGGGTCGCGCCACCCGAATTTCCCCGAACGCAGGCAGGGTTAACGCTATTTGCATTGCTCAATGGCGCGTTACGGACTTGCAGTTTCTGGGCACGAGTACTCACTCCGGTTGCAGTTGAATCCATCAGCATTGTCGGGCTGTCATTGGGAAAGGCAACCGTCTTCTGAGGCGCAGTCATGATAATGGAATACAGCACCGTCGCATCCTGTCTACCATCACCATCGAGATCAGCGCGGTATTTCCAGGCATTGTCCTTTTGCCCATCACCGTTGATGTCAATCCGAACCTCATCTCCTTTGGTTATATCGGGTGGCGTAGTGGATGCAAAGGTGTAAGGATCAGGCGCTGTTGGTGTTGATGGAAAGCGGGGAACCGTGAGGTTATTGCGCGTTTGCCCATCGTTGAGCATCATTCCCAGCAGATAAGCCTGACTGGGCACACCGCCTGCCCGCGAATCACGGTTTGGGTCAAACAAAAACTCGATCTTCGCCCTTGCCCGATCGATTGCAGGCGTTGCAGCATTGGCAATGACCCGCTGCAATCTTTCCCCGCTGGTTTGTTGAGTGCGAGTGTAGGTACGATAGCCGATCGCCCCCACTGTTAATGTGACAACTAACAAAAGCAAGACGGTTGTGGGCAAAACGAACCCTGCTTTTGCGGAGGCAGGTCGTCTACCCAGTAACAGCACAACGCGCATGATCCACCGAACCAGACGTTTCATCATGATTTGGGGGAGCCGAGTGGTCTGCTGTACCAACCTTTGGATTGCCCTGATTTTCCTTGAGGTTGACATATCTATTTCCTGAGATTCCTGAGCAATTGTCTTGAACGACTGAGAGACAAAGAGTTCAACATTTGAGCAAAAATGAGCAAAAAATTTCAAAAATTGGGTGAGATGCAGTTAAGCGGTACAGGCTAATCCTGTCCGATGGCGGAAACCTTGCAGCCCATTCGTAGTAATATGTAAAGTTTTGTTAATGCCTAGTATATTCGCTGTCATTCACTAATAAACCTCCTGCTTGCAACAAGGTCTGCTTTGGGTATTAAATGTTGCACAACCCAAGCAATCTACTGTCTTAACAACTCCGACCGACTGTATCAACAGAAAAACCACGAGCAAGGAACAAAAAGGAAATTATACGGAGTAGTGATCGCACTGAGCTTCAGGATTGATGAAGAGGGATCGTTTTAGTTGTTGCAACTGAGCCAGTGGCATGATCGGTCTCCTTTTGAGGTAAATGCAATTAGGGTAAACGACGAAGCCGTTTTGTAATAGATCAACCAATACAAGAAGTACAGGGAAATTACAGTGACTTCGATCGCATTCTGTCAATCTTACGACCAGAAGCTTAACGTAACGAAAAGGCTCTAGGTATAAAGTTAAATAACTTTTTACTCATTTTTCCTTTCCGCTATGGTAGTACTGCCTTCGTAGTTCCTTATATTCCAGCTTAAACCAACCTCTTGAAATTAGTGATAATTGATACTTTGCGATTCATGGAGTGCGGATAGTACGGAGAAGATGCATTGGTATTTATATTTCATGAAACATGAGTAATGTTCGCATGAAGATCACCTATTGCAACATAGAATACCCTGCGCCCTAATTAAAACGATCAGGGTACTGATGGGCATTGATTGAGGTTAGCGATCGGGGAACAGAGTCAGGAAATCGAATCGGGCAACTCAAGCAGGATCAATCTCGCAATCTGTCAATGGAATAAAGCATTCAATTCGCGTGATGGCTTTCTCAGCGGGTGTAACTGTGTCTGCTGAGAGGGGATCGATCGGGATTGTTTGTAACGTCATCCTTCCACCCATCATTTCCAGTACGGCTTGATCCATTAGCAGGGTTAGACCAGAAGAAGGGGATTGGGGCAACTGCGCAATAGTTTCCAATCCGATCGCTTTTGAAGTAGAGGGAGCGATCGCTTCTCGGAGGTTGGGCAGCAGATCGAGCGCTTCTTCCCAATATTCGATCGATCGCTGATCCTCGATCTGAATTCTTACTTGATCTTGCTCGGCTAGGACTTTAGCCCTGAGCGCAACAAATCCCTCTTGCATCCATTTCAGGGGCGTATCAACCAGATGAATCAGAACTTGCGTTAGCCAGCGAGGATCTGCCTGAACATAAATTGTCGGATCGGGAAAGTCAATTTTTAGCTGCAAATTGCGGTTTTCTGCCTGAAGATGCGTGAACTGCTGCACCTCCAAGAAGATGTCCTGCAAGCGAAGCGGCTGGAGCTGGAGAGAGGCTGTGCCGTGCCCTAATTTAGAGATACCAATCAATTCATCAAGCAAAGCCAGCATTTTCTGGGCTGCGCCATAAGCTTGAGCCACAAATTCGCGTTCTTCTGCTGGATTATCTGCCAGGTCTGCCAGGATGAGCTGATGCAGGCTGATTACGCTATTAATGGGCGATCGAAGCTCATGAGAAGCACGGGACAGGAATCCTGCTTTGAACTGGGCATTTTCAGCCGCCATTTGACAGGCAAGTTGAGCAGTTTGTAGCTGCTGCCTGAGAGTCGCAATCTCTAATTCATCTGGGTTACGCTTTGGAGGTGAATCAACCAAACTGATTGCCTGTTCCGTTGAACTTGCAGAGGACGGAGGAATAGACTGATCCTGAAGGCGCGATCGTTTCCACATCCAGCTGCTTAATGTTCCTAACCCAAAGCCTGTCCCCAACAGCACCACACCGCTCATCCAATTCATGGTTTTAACCTGTAATCAGAGAATCTTTTCCCAAAACTATGCCTGATTCTGCGATCCTGAAAAAAGTATCCACTAGGGATTACTCGATCACAGAATGAAGCTTGTCCAGCGCACTTTTGTTTTTGAGTGAGAGAAGTTTGGCAAGAAAAGAAGGCTCACCCGAATGACTAACACTACCCCTGATCGCTTCTATGACTTTATCGGTTTTGGGGATGAAGTGCCCGGAATTTTAACGTTAGTTTCTGCTGCTAGAGAATATCGTCGCCGAGTTGGGAGCTATCCGAAAACTCTGTTAATCCTGAAAGGGAATTCTCAGCAAGGAATTGGCGGACATTTAGTCCGGGGTGGATTAGCTTATCTCGATCGCAGCAACATTCCACTGCAAATCCGGCAAACTCTCGGTTTAGAAACTTATGGTCTGTCCTCTGCTCTATATCAGGAATTTCTGCAAAAAACAGGTGTGATTCAAGTTGCCCTTGATCCGCGTAAAGCCGATGCAGTATTGCGGCAAATGTTAAGGGATGCCCAAATTGATACACTGAGCCGTGTTGAAATTGGCTTAGTCTTGAAAGAAGGACAGAAATTAGTCGGGATTCAGCTCACGAAAGGCGAGATCTATCGCGGCAAACAGTTTCTAGATGCGACAGTGAATGCCGAACTCGCGCAAGCTGCTGGAGTCCCAAAGCTGTCAGGTTTTGGGGTGTTGGGTTTACCAAAGTCCGAACTGCCCGTGACGCTGGTATTTGAAACTGAGGGATTGAGCATCGATCGCCTGCGTCGCGTGGAAGCTGAATATCTCAAGCGCTTCAAAAATCCTGCCGATCGAGAAGCACAAGCGTTTTTCAATATTGCCACCAACGGCGATACAGCTTTAGCAACTCAACTCCGCAATGATCTGGTTGATGCTGCTGGCAAACCTAAACCGATGTGGGTCGGCAGCGACTATATTGATGTTCGCACCAAAGCACTGTCGATCGCCTATCACGCATTTCGCAACACAAAGCTCTCTCTGACCGAAAGTCCAGCTATTCTCGACAATGGCAATGTGGCAATTTTATCGGGTGGACGGCTTTCCTGGAATGCGCTACTCCATGCAACAACTGGCTCAGAAGCTGAAGATCTGGCGCGATCGGGTGCCAAGCCAACAGCACTCATGCTGGAAGAAATGACCTTTATTGAGCAGTGGTTTAAGAGTATTGGAGCATCAGCAGTGCGATCGGCTCCTGAACTTTATATCCGTCATGCTGGAAATGTGGCTGGAGCAGTTGACCCACTCAGCGGTGCAGATATGCTGTTGGGGGGTGTGCCAGACAAAGAAGCACTCGGAACGTTTGGCTATCCGTTTGATATTCGCGGGGGCATTACTGGGCTGGGTCGGAAAGCTGCCAATAAAGGCTTTAACCAGACTCACTTTAAGCCGCCACTCTTCAACATTGGGATGCGTCACGCGTTGCTTAAAACAGTACCGAACCTTGCTGTGGTCAGTCCGGCTGCCGATTTTGAGGGTATTGCCTGTGCTACTGGTCGGATTGTCGAGTTTAATGTAGCAGTCGGTCAGGCTGTAGGAATTGCCATGGCGATCGCTCAACTTGCAAACCGGAATTTATCAGAGATCTCGAATACTGAAGTGCGATCGGTTCTAGCGCAAACGAAAAGACTACCCAAAATCTACGGTAGAGCTGATGCGATCGAGGCGACAAGATTACGCGATTTTGAAAAACAAATCATTGCGTAAGTCCGAAAACCCTCGTTGCTGCGGTGATGTCTTCTTTAGCAATTCAACCTGAGTACACTAATGCCTGCTACAAGATCCTACGATATTATCTGCTTTGGTGACGAAGTTCCCGGTGTGCTTGCCCTTGTCTCTGCTGCACAGCACTATGAATTTGTGCATGGAGTCGGTCAGTATCCGAAAACCCTGCTGATATCCAAAGCACCGCTAGAGCGAGTAAACGGCGTTGTACAAAATATGGGCGGTCATCTGGTGCGGGGCTGGTTGGCTTACCTCGATCGCTGCTGTCTTCCAAAAGATACAACCTGGGCAAAGCTAATCGGCAGTCCCAATCGCGCTGATGCCTCGCCTGCCATTTATCGCACCTTTCTCAACAAAGCAGGTGTACAGGAAATTGCACTTGACCCTAATAAAGCCAGCCGGGTGCTTCATGCCATGCTGACGCAGGTAGGAGCCGATGTCATCAGCGGCAAGGAAATTCAGCAGGTCAACCTGAACGGTGCTTTGCTGGAATCGATCGGGCTTAGCAATGGAGAAGTTTACGCCGCCAAGCAGTTTATTGACTGTACTGTGAACGCAGAACTGGCACAGAAAGCAGGCGTTCCGAAAACACGCGGCTTTGGCTCGATCGGCTTAGAAAATTCTGAATTAGCTGTGACTCAGGTCTATGAAACCACTGGCCTGAGCATTAATGCACTTAAACAGTTTGAACAAAGCTATTTAAACCGGTTGCTCAATCCGCTTGACAGTGGAACAAAAACTGATCTGAATGTAGCAGCGGGGAATAATGAATCGCTGAAAAAAGAGCTTCGTTCTAGCTTGATTAGAAATGGAAGTCCAAACTTGATGGGCGTAGGCGGCGACTATATTGATGTCTTCAGCAAAGCCATGCCGATCGCCTATCACGCCTATCGTGGCACCGTTCATTCGCTCAGCAATAGCCCTGCGGTTTTAGACAATGCTAATGTTGCTGTTCTAGATGGAAATCGCCTGCTGTGGAACTCGCTGCTGCTGAAAGTCAATGCAGACCAGGCAGAAAAACTTGCTCTTGGCGGAGCCTTACCCGATCCAACAATTCTTCCCGTACTGCCCCAAGAACAAAGCAAAATTAAAGCTTGGTTTCAGGCAACCTTTGGCAGCCAAGTTAATGTTCGCTTTGCCCCCGAACTTTACATTCGTCATGCCGGAAACGTTATAAATGTTGTCCAACCTCT
The DNA window shown above is from Trichocoleus sp. and carries:
- a CDS encoding FAD-dependent oxidoreductase, translated to MTNTTPDRFYDFIGFGDEVPGILTLVSAAREYRRRVGSYPKTLLILKGNSQQGIGGHLVRGGLAYLDRSNIPLQIRQTLGLETYGLSSALYQEFLQKTGVIQVALDPRKADAVLRQMLRDAQIDTLSRVEIGLVLKEGQKLVGIQLTKGEIYRGKQFLDATVNAELAQAAGVPKLSGFGVLGLPKSELPVTLVFETEGLSIDRLRRVEAEYLKRFKNPADREAQAFFNIATNGDTALATQLRNDLVDAAGKPKPMWVGSDYIDVRTKALSIAYHAFRNTKLSLTESPAILDNGNVAILSGGRLSWNALLHATTGSEAEDLARSGAKPTALMLEEMTFIEQWFKSIGASAVRSAPELYIRHAGNVAGAVDPLSGADMLLGGVPDKEALGTFGYPFDIRGGITGLGRKAANKGFNQTHFKPPLFNIGMRHALLKTVPNLAVVSPAADFEGIACATGRIVEFNVAVGQAVGIAMAIAQLANRNLSEISNTEVRSVLAQTKRLPKIYGRADAIEATRLRDFEKQIIA
- a CDS encoding FAD-dependent oxidoreductase; protein product: MPATRSYDIICFGDEVPGVLALVSAAQHYEFVHGVGQYPKTLLISKAPLERVNGVVQNMGGHLVRGWLAYLDRCCLPKDTTWAKLIGSPNRADASPAIYRTFLNKAGVQEIALDPNKASRVLHAMLTQVGADVISGKEIQQVNLNGALLESIGLSNGEVYAAKQFIDCTVNAELAQKAGVPKTRGFGSIGLENSELAVTQVYETTGLSINALKQFEQSYLNRLLNPLDSGTKTDLNVAAGNNESLKKELRSSLIRNGSPNLMGVGGDYIDVFSKAMPIAYHAYRGTVHSLSNSPAVLDNANVAVLDGNRLLWNSLLLKVNADQAEKLALGGALPDPTILPVLPQEQSKIKAWFQATFGSQVNVRFAPELYIRHAGNVINVVQPLSGAQMLMGGVPRSEAIGSFCYDFDVRGGVAGMEGRVNTSAFPKDPFKFKPELPIFNIGIQHALVKGSNLAVISPASGFTGLACAVGRIVEFNVAVGQGVGVAAAIALSFGVPLSTVANQHVRAGLDARRVPLRIFGRTNWTAAADISKIEQVSIA
- a CDS encoding sensor histidine kinase — protein: MNWMSGVVLLGTGFGLGTLSSWMWKRSRLQDQSIPPSSASSTEQAISLVDSPPKRNPDELEIATLRQQLQTAQLACQMAAENAQFKAGFLSRASHELRSPINSVISLHQLILADLADNPAEEREFVAQAYGAAQKMLALLDELIGISKLGHGTASLQLQPLRLQDIFLEVQQFTHLQAENRNLQLKIDFPDPTIYVQADPRWLTQVLIHLVDTPLKWMQEGFVALRAKVLAEQDQVRIQIEDQRSIEYWEEALDLLPNLREAIAPSTSKAIGLETIAQLPQSPSSGLTLLMDQAVLEMMGGRMTLQTIPIDPLSADTVTPAEKAITRIECFIPLTDCEIDPA
- the hpsA gene encoding hormogonium polysaccharide biosynthesis protein HpsA encodes the protein MSTSRKIRAIQRLVQQTTRLPQIMMKRLVRWIMRVVLLLGRRPASAKAGFVLPTTVLLLLVVTLTVGAIGYRTYTRTQQTSGERLQRVIANAATPAIDRARAKIEFLFDPNRDSRAGGVPSQAYLLGMMLNDGQTRNNLTVPRFPSTPTAPDPYTFASTTPPDITKGDEVRIDINGDGQKDNAWKYRADLDGDGRQDATVLYSIIMTAPQKTVAFPNDSPTMLMDSTATGVSTRAQKLQVRNAPLSNANSVNPACVRGNSGGATLLNGDGWFPDPVNQSKLRKNFQVNAYVVKDNNNTVSTLEFQQDREATQGFKWGAWFRNDLEIFPGAPLRWNGAMHTEGNFIVGSDKNVMAYMISSPKSCLYDKTSSEITTAKIVNANDIPTFEGQFITGTVRDNRYDGTALIDLWNGQNANPINREMTQDNDSVDPRSVSPIDFTLEPVVLQTQDRSVARSLSGSATNPGAYVDTRWPATPFATNDTRRMYGQKQPTPYVDDLYRADNRYGPKARMKRENIPIPGAIGTPIPASEVELVRDDPASDSDSESVGLDGYWERRARREGLRLIVGQRLELGDPAGWGGPTDDAGKGVGGASIGPDTEPLRPAKACSGTRCNEKRQRRALWDNLAAVQATAIYHANTASTVPDRSIDYPLACMATTVHPGTAGTLARSASFSDLTMGLSIPGYPTGTVISDFFHGLGTNGWEYAPPSLSQFTNPNSKLITALTNLANYAGDENGGAPSFTPVQDDSGSSADAAVHPYPSMAMWGDFSKLRRVLRLLRSGGYSSLSPADKTTLHTAGCTIGMLAYNLDYLEKLDDNVLNTALSDSLGEAQPLRGTSSADVETYARALKGLRGRLRLIKDVTRPPLPGVTASTLNEAVKRVNPDPWLEIPEHLFRTLSAPTSSSALGGLVLDGGKSEDPDTLIQILTRWRDDPNNRNLGNNSNRAELRKFNQQIAAARLIALREQVARDRELGFYGTYGDNSAGGLVTSRRDGLAKTPLGKCKAWNDADDALAMLCSARPRYPILYSLFPASVAGLDFDTNAPADLIEAYSGSGKSFVSHKDAISSNLVDKGSRDAEDADNSYIGTFNGSVTYQVIRPEDVAIQPRKLEGSWGKLGGSQSWLLPSTTAGGVDTPNSNRYNLISVCADDCQPWSEQPSTSNNYPQFRNESSYYRIPFKDSVLYNGREMLPARVLDLDLDLMRTRKDNLNNDFWLPTKGLIYAFREDAVSEADIVRPLNSNWTSCDTEAKMQATAGCRMNTLADAYNSTDPPLNETLNARNLITPKPVDYLPDPDRRPHGFRLRQGKYVYRGPADFSQDSVEGRGLSFITANPAYVQGDFNLHQVVGSTGTATQVEEFVETVTANFSNFYSRGGGAPDTPTGTDSRFAQPTKDTWRPSEVLADAVTILSANFCDGSIEDTFMTGGVKNTASVSSDSYTRYGCTGDAGKTSFLNQNRPNSSNSGQGWVRSASIDSKPLLRGTGGNQVAIGDSPIFITRTGEPVYWSSGTAMSRYNSNSYYASSEKHTWTTPPDNTRVNMIMVSGLVPSRVNQPYGGLHNFPRFLENWKGKNLYMSGAFLQLNFSTYATGAFDQDAWEPGITPSSGTGCADSPSTSKEDICYYDAPNRIWGYDVGLQYAPAGPVAKRFKQPEKTRSEFYNEPPANDPYIDQLKKCTAANTCGAS